A portion of the Rhinopithecus roxellana isolate Shanxi Qingling chromosome 19, ASM756505v1, whole genome shotgun sequence genome contains these proteins:
- the LOC115894814 gene encoding LOW QUALITY PROTEIN: dynactin subunit 6-like (The sequence of the model RefSeq protein was modified relative to this genomic sequence to represent the inferred CDS: inserted 1 base in 1 codon; substituted 1 base at 1 genomic stop codon), producing the protein MAILESIEVVTGAVPWQQRLRRGAQTVIHPKAXITAEAGPIVXGKGNLIEEQALIINAPSDNINPDTEDPEPKPMIIGTNNVFEVGCHSQAMKMGDNNVIELKAYVGRNVILTSGCLTGACCNLNTFEVIPENMVIYGADCLRRVQAERLQPQTLQLDFLMKILPNYHHLKKTMKGSSTPVKN; encoded by the exons atggccattcttgagAGT ATTGAGGTTGTCACTGGGGCCGTACCATGGCAGCAAAGACTCAGAAGAGGAGCTCAGACAGTGATCCATCCTAAAGCATGAATTACTGCGGAAGCCGGGCCAATAG ATGGCAAAGGGAACCTAATAGAAGAACAGGCCCTTATCATAAATGCTCCCTCGGATAATATCAATCCTGACACTGAAGATCCAGAACCAAAACCTATGATCATTGGCACCAATAATGTGTTTGAAGTTGGTTGTCATTCCCAAGCCATGAAAATGGGAGATAATAATGTCATTGAATTAAAAGCATATGTAGGCAGAAATGTAATATTGACAAGTGGCTGCCTCACTGGGGCTTGCTGTAACCTAAATACTTTTGAAGTCATCCCTGAGAATATGGTGATCTATGGTGCAGACTGCCTTCGTCGGGTGCAGGCTGAGCGACTGCAGCCCCAGACACTACAGCTGGATTTCTTGATGAAAATCTTGCCAAATTACCACCACCTAAAGAAGACTATGAAAGGAAGCTCAACTCCAGTAAAGAACTAA